A single region of the Salvia miltiorrhiza cultivar Shanhuang (shh) chromosome 8, IMPLAD_Smil_shh, whole genome shotgun sequence genome encodes:
- the LOC130997336 gene encoding bifunctional fucokinase/fucose pyrophosphorylase → MSESRSRRSSAQSKADLSASLRRAWYHLRLSVRDPTRVRTWDAVVLTAASPEQAELYNWQLNRAKRMGRIAPSTVTLAVPDPDGQRIGSGAATLNAIFALAKHLHHLDSAMSGMSDCSSTSSISKSSSEIPLLSLVEVIKKKHVLLLHAGGDSKRVPWANPMGKVFLPLPYLAADDPDGPVPLLFDHILAIASCARQDFQNKGGMFIMTGDVLPCFDAFSMVLPEDTASIVTVPITLDIASNHGVIVASKCESTNANSQVHLVDNLLQKPSLEELVNHQAILDDGRTLLDTGIIAVKGKAWVDLATLACSSQPMISGLLHSKKEMSLYEDLVAAWVPAKHEWLKRRPLGEELVAALGKQKMFSYCAYDLLFLHFGTSSEVLDHLNGTGSGLVGRRHLCSIPATTVSDIAASAIIISSKIAPGVSIGEESLVYDSAILTSVQIGSQSIVVGVNVPELQQTMSGNLLKFMLPDRHCLWEVPLVGRAERIIVYCGLHDNPKNSLPNDGTFCGKPWKKVLGDLGIQDTDLWGAKESKDMCLWNAKIFPVLSYYKMLQLAMWLMGLGKQRDEYLLDLWKRSDRISLEELHRSIDFSNMWIGSTNHQADLTAGIVAACLNFGLLGRNLSQLCQEILQKEATGVEICQEFLSLCPHLQAQNPQILPKSRAHQVHLDLLLVCDEKEMAAEMEHKVWAAVADETASAVRYGFEEHEASTSNSILEQPFHHKKVKVELPVRVDFVGGWSDTPPWSLERSGCVLNMAITLGGSLPVGTVVETMTRPGLLFNDDAGNELYIDNITSIAPPFDSSDHFRLVKSALFVTDIKTKKNLQSTGLHIKTWAKVPRGSGLGTSSILSAAVVKALLRLTNGDDSNENVARLVLVLEQVMGTGGGWQDQVGGLYPGIKFTSSVPGIPLRLQVNPLLASPQLITELQQRLLVVFTGQVRLAHQVLQKVVIRYLQRDNLLVSSIRRLVELAKVGREALMNRDLDELGDVMQEAWRLHQELDPYCSNEFVDALFTFANPYCRGCKLVGAGGGGFALMLAKTAESAKELKHLLAENPDFDVQIYDWEIYLGK, encoded by the exons ATGTCGGAGAGCCGGTCGCGGCGGAGCTCAGCCCAATCCAAGGCTGACCTCTCGGCGTCGCTGCGGCGCGCTTGGTACCATTTGAGGCTGTCGGTCCGTGATCCGACTCGGGTGCGCACTTGGGACGCCGTCGTTTTGACGGCAGCTAGCCCTGAGCAAGCCGAGCTCTACAACTGGCAGCTCAACCGCGCCAAGAGAATGGGCCGCATTGCGCCATCCACCGTCACTCTCGCCGTTCCTGACCCCGACGGCCAGCGCATCGGCTCCGGCGCTGCCACTCTTAATGCTATTTTCGCTCTCGCGAAGCACCTCCACCACCTCGATTCTGCG ATGTCAGGAATGAGTGACTGCAGCTCTACCTCTTCAATCTCTAAAAGCTCTAGTGAAATTCCACTTCTTTCCCTCGTCGAAGTTATAAAAAAGAAGCATGTCTTACTCCTTCATGCTGGAGGAGACTCTAAGAGGGTTCCATGGGCTAATCCAATGGGGAAGGTTTTCCTTCCGCTTCCATATCTGGCAGCAGATGATCCTGATGGTCCAGTACCCCTGCTCTTCGATCATATACTTGCAATTGCTTCTTGTGCAAGACAAGATTTTCAGAACAAAG GTGGGATGTTCATAATGACTGGGGATGTTCTTCCTTGTTTTGATGCTTTCAGCATGGTTCTTCCCGAAGATACAGCCTCTATTGTTACTGTTCCTATAACTCTTGACATTGCTTCCAACCATGGAGTTATTGTGGCATCCAAATGTGAGTCAACAAATGCTAACAGTCAGGTCCATTTGGTTGATAATTTGCTTCAAAAGCCTAGCTTAGAGGAGCTTGTCAATCACCAAGCAATCCTTGACGATGGCAGAACATTACTTGACACTGGAATTATAGCTGTCAAAGGTAAAGCATGGGTGGATCTTGCTACGCTTGCCTGTTCCAGCCAACCAATGATTTCAGGACTTCTGCACAGCAAGAAAGAG ATGAGCCTATATGAAGATTTGGTAGCAGCCTGGGTGCCTGCTAAGCATGAATGGTTGAAGCGACGCCCTTTGGGTGAAGAACTTGTCGCAGCACTGGGAAAGCAAAAGATGTTCAGCTATTGTGCTT ATGATCTCTTGTTCTTGCACTTTGGAACCTCAAGTGAAGTTCTTGATCACCTTAATGGTACTGGTTCTGGACTTGTTGGTAGGAGGCACCTCTGTTCGATTCCAGCCACTACAGTGTCTGACATTGCCGCCTCAGCTATAATTATCTCTAGCAAGATAGCTCCTGGTGTCTCTATTGGTGAGGAATCACTTGTGTACGATTCTGCTATTTTAACCAGTGTCCAAATCGGTTCTCAGTCAATAGTTGTTGGCGTAAATGTTCCTGAACTCCAGCAAACTATGAGTGGGAACTTATTGAAGTTCATGCTTCCAGATCGTCATTGTCTCTGGGAGGTTCCGTTGGTGGGACGTGCCGAAAGAATTATAGTATATTGTGGTCTGCATGATAATCCAAAAAACTCGCTTCCAAATGATGGGACTTTTTGTGGGAAACCCTGGAAAAAGGTTTTGGGCGATTTAGGAATTCAAGATACTGATCTATGGGGTGCAAAAGAAAGCAAGGACATGTGTTTGTGGAATGCTAAAATATTTCCTGTACTTTCCTATTATAAGATGCTACAATTGGCAATGTGGCTTATGGGATTAGGTAAACAACGTGATGAATACCTCCTTGATTTATGGAAAAGGTCTGACAGGATCAGTCTGGAGGAGCTGCATAGATCAATTGACTTCTCTAACATGTGGATAGGCTCCACTAATCACCAAGCAGATCTTACAGCAGGGATTGTTGCGGCTTGCCTTAATTTTGGTTTGCTTGGCCGTAATCTATCTCAGTTGTGCCAAGAGATTTTGCAAAAAGAAGCCACTGGTGTTGAAATATGTCAAGAATTCCTGTCCCTGTGCCCTCACCTTCAAGCTCAAAATCCTCAAATTCTTCCAAAAAGCAGGGCTCACCAGGTTCACCTTGATCTTCTGCTAGTGTGTGATGAGAAAGAGATGGCTGCTGAAATGGAACACAAAGTATGGGCCGCTGTTGCTGATGAAACTGCTTCAGCAGTGAGATATGGCTTTGAAG AGCATGAAGCTAGCACGTCTAATAGTATTCTGGAGCAACCTTTTCATCATAAGAAGGTGAAGGTGGAGTTACCTGTTCGAGTAGATTTTGTCGGTGGTTGGAGCGACACTCCTCCATGGAGCTTGGAGCGTTCTGGCTGTGTACTGAACATGGCCATTACACTAGGAGGTTCACTTCCTGTTGGTACAGTTGTAGAAACAATGACAAGGCCCGGACTCTTGTTTAATGATGATGCAGGAAATGAGTTATACATCGACAATATTACCTCCATAGCTCCTCCATTTGACAGCAGTGATCATTTCCGGCTTGTCAAATCTGCATTGTTTGTCACTGATATCAAAACTAAGAAGAATCTTCAATCTACTGGTTTGCACATAAAGACATGGGCCAAAGTCCCTCGTGGTAGCGGCCTGGGCACTTCTAGTATCTTATCAGCAGCAGTTGTCAAAGCTCTTCTTCGATTAACCAATGGAGATGACAGTAATGAAAATGTCGCCAGACTCGTACTAGTCTTGGAACAGGTCATGGGTACTGGGGGTGGCTGGCAGGATCAGGTTGGCGGTCTCTACCCCGGCATCAAATTTACTTCGAGCGTTCCTGGAATCCCATTGCGGCTTCAAGTCAATCCTCTGCTCGCTTCGCCTCAACTGATTACGGAGTTGCAGCAACGGCTTCTCGTTGTATTTACTGGTCAG GTGCGACTTGCTCACCAAGTCCTACAGAAGGTGGTGATTCGCTATCTCCAACGTGACAACCTACTCGTCTCGAGCATCAGGCGCCTCGTCGAACTAGCAAAGGTCGGAAGGGAAGCTTTGATGAACCGCGATCTAGACGAGCTGGGGGACGTAATGCAGGAAGCGTGGCGGCTGCATCAGGAGCTCGATCCATACTGCAGCAACGAATTTGTCGATGCGCTGTTCACGTTTGCCAATCCATACTGCCGAGGATGCAAACTTGTTGGCGCTGGAGGTGGTGGATTCGCACTGATGCTGGCTAAAACTGCTGAATCTGCAAAGGAACTGAAGCATTTGCTTGCTGAAAATCCTGACTTTGATGTGCAAATCTACGATTGGGAAATTTATTTAGGTAAGTAG